A single genomic interval of Xyrauchen texanus isolate HMW12.3.18 chromosome 8, RBS_HiC_50CHRs, whole genome shotgun sequence harbors:
- the dhrs7ca gene encoding dehydrogenase/reductase SDR family member 7C-B produces MSVDFFTVWLVPTVVLLTAVIFYLYSVILRHLAKATVRNKVVLITDSLSTLGNECAKLFHTGGARLILCGNNWEKLDSLAQRLTTESNPTITFPPKLVELDFSDMESVPEVVSEILECYGCLDVLIFNSSLKVKAPVQSLSLEIDRTVMDVNFFGPITLAKGVLPSLISRRTGHIVLVNSIQGKLAVPFRATYAASKHAVQAFFDCLRSEVQQYDITVSTVNHTFIKTTTITDEATAKSMWTTFTQQTSLGVNPEEMANELMKTLSSKKKEILMARSISKAAIYARSLFPNLFFAIMAAGVRNAAAEEMPVD; encoded by the exons ATG AGTGTGGACTTTTTCACAGTTTGGCTTGTGCCCACAGTGGTGCTGCTCACAGCTGTTATCTTTTATCTGTACAGTGTGATACTCAGGCATTTGGCCAAGGCAACTGTGAGGAACAAAGTGGTGCTTATTACAGATTCACTGTCAACACTTGGAAATG AATGTGCAAAACTTTTCCATACTGGTGGAGCCCGACTGATTCTGTGTGGAAATAACTGGGAGAAGCTGGATTCTCTAGCTCAGCGGCTGACGACTGAATCCAATCCTACAATT ACATTTCCGCCCAAACTCGTGGAGCTGGACTTCAGTGATATGGAGAGTGTTCCTGAGGTGGTCTCTGAGATCCTGGAGTGTTACGGCTGTCTTGATGTTCTTATCTTCAACAGCAGCTTGAAGGTGAAGGCTCCTGTTCAAAGTCTGTCACTAGAGATAGACAGGACTGTTATGGATGTCAACTTCTTTGGGCCCATCACACTGGCTAAAG GTGTCCTCCCATCCCTGATCTCCAGAAGGACAGGTCACATTGTTCTAGTCAACAGCATTCAGGGGAAACTGGCAGTGCCCTTCCGTGCCACCT ATGCAGCCTCCAAGCATGCAGTTCAGGCTTTCTTTGACTGTCTGCGGTCTGAGGTTCAACAATATGACATCACTGTCAGCACTGTTAATCACACCTTCATAAAAACAACCACCATAACGGACGAGGCAACTGCAAAATCCATGTGGACAA CCTTCACTCAACAGACGTCCCTAGGTGTGAACCCTGAGGAGATGGCCAATGAGCTTATGAAGACTCTGAGCAGCAAGAAGAAGGAGATTTTAATGGCCCGCTCCATCTCCAAAGCAGCTATCTATGCCAGATCTCTCTTTCCCAACCTCTTCTTTGCTATCATGGCAGCAGGAGTAAGGAACGCTGCAGCTGAGGAGATGCCTGTCGActga
- the im:6904045 gene encoding protein NATD1, producing MARHILSQQHFMFRLTQGYKSSKLLAKYRFSVCSRDSNSNVIHDRQNQRFTVTLDCDGGVNRAELKYTLTHDKHVALMSTEVPESLRGKGVAAHLAKNKISDMRAALDFVVKENFKASIYCWYIRKYVAKNPHLGYQAYIEDK from the exons ATGGCGCGACATATACTCTCACAACAACATTTTATGTTTAGGTTAACTCAAGGATATAAGAGCAGCAAACTGCTCGCCAAATACAGATTTTCTGTGTGCAGTCGCGACTCAAATTCAAATGTGATACACGATAGACAAAATCAGCGTTTTACAGTCACACTTGACTGCGATG GAGGAGTGAATCGTGCTGAACTGAAATACACTTTGACACATGACAAACATGTGGCGCTGATGTCAACAGAGGTTCCTGAATCACTCCGGGGGAAAGGTGTGGCAGCACATCTGGCAAAG aacaAAAttagtgacatgagg gCCGCTCTGGACTTCGTTGTTAAAGAAAATTTTAAAGCGAGCATATACTGTTGGTACATCCGAAAATATGTGGCTAAAAACCCGCATCTTGGATACCAGGCTTACATTGAAGATAAATAA